One genomic window of Scylla paramamosain isolate STU-SP2022 chromosome 20, ASM3559412v1, whole genome shotgun sequence includes the following:
- the LOC135110169 gene encoding uncharacterized protein LOC135110169 isoform X2, whose protein sequence is MLRPPTSRLNSFLPRLSFAGHVSPALLLNRKISLQAADESNCRPKPSTMAIAPTVCVHRIKLISLMENVGKDVLTFVLKSGALNAPTTPPGVSLADYLNQLPQGSSANYVKMNNKQKRGTLTPTDHRQIQRFPLWDKFDVTLLHKAIKLVCEGVAGSNDPQWQDPNTLEGLVTKIKDERNELFHEVRDFSEAEYQDKVNELEDLFIRLLGATKGKYHIPDAKLTAVQDNARQVIDTFRKTGMEKGILKDYFSAMHQEFKRDSQVHLKTIYEKLQTFDPLSFLTSSQGPRHKYHIQDIFCRMSLMEGRGHVQQRQDIDTCNVLTVTRRAGQNPQLCTSSSATLPTHGAKPQLILIRGMAGSGKTTLLTFLLSEWLQDPSACTIRHLHEYDIMLRVLCRENDGPSLQDFLKQVLPNHFAVMEEYLVSLLKQCKVLFLIDGLDELSYGSRSDSLVKDILNVSKHLSDFTLVCTSRPETVQDFLNKLPDGYEVWNMEMKSLSQEQRTHFVMKHYDSFPDNRNKDPVKLQHLMSHLKCREYFGLPLNLLFVATLFYEKPDSIKLDITQTSLYVTIRDWSIQKLQARLTDHSQATRIHEDQIYKVLEDMYDVALQALLQDRVTLSKEEEWRLKESCDGKGLPCMDVMATFFNLQDINDKLGHHQNYSAPHRSLQEFYGASGIVHKLMEGSHSSLIPRMLHDPPRQQLRNLWNLLRHMACLFCYPQTSLRASDIRRMLHFPPPQQLRNLRNLLRHVAGLLCHPQTPHSAPAIQEVVDLLAETGMKNCNHWLSMLEDTEVNRTALGCVARHITSNERELVTITSSTITSASALLPLIPSKRIRIVLSRNESDVQGLIFEHHKYIRLSFPHQYRHPDQATLSDALLRATPRPTRPRGCCEDTGVHHTVTLLPRGASRVVWRGRDADGRGGPDSTTPAAHTASIHEHLLPRQQHEDRYVAALP, encoded by the exons ATGCTCCGGCCACCCACTTCAAGGCtcaactccttccttcccagacTGAGCTTTGCCGGCCACGTCTCTCCTGCCCTGCTCCTCAATCGGAAAATTTCCTTGCAGGCTGCTGACGAGAGCAACTGTCGGCCTAAACCCTCCACCATGGCCATCGCTCCGACAGTTTGCGTCCATCGCATTAAGCTCATCAGCCTCATGGAAAACGTAGGCAAGGACGTCCTGACCTTCGTGTTGAAGAGCGGCGCGCTGAACGCCCCCACCACGCCACCAGGTGTGTCCCTCGCTGACTACCTTAATCAGCTCCCTCAAGGCTCGTCAGCCAACTATgtcaagatgaataacaaacaaaagagaGGAACACTGACCCCTACCGACCACCGCCAAATACAACGCTTCCCTTTATGGGACAAATTCGATGTGACTTTACTGCACAAGGCAATAAAGTTGGTGTGCGAAGGTGTGGCGGGAAGTAATGATCCCCAATGGCAAGACCCGAACACACTGGAAGGACTGGTAACAAAAATCAAAGATGAGCGGAATGAACTCTTTCATGAAGTGAGAGATTTCAGCGAGGCAGAGTACCAGGACAAAGTCAACGAGTTAGAAGACCTATTTATCCGACTCCTCGGCGCAACCAAGGGCAAATACCACATTCCCGACGCAAAACTGACAGCCGTGCAAGACAACGCTCGGCAGGTCATTGATACCTTCAGAAAaacaggaatggaaaaaggaattTTAAAAGATTATTTCAGTGCCATGCACCAAGAATTTAAGAGAGACAGTCAAGTCCACCTCAAAACAATCTATGAAAAACTGCAAACCTTTGATCCTCTGTCCTTCCTCACCAGTTCTCAAGGACCCAGACACAAGTATCACATCCAGGACATCTTCTGCAGGATGTCCctcatggaaggaagaggacacgTACAACAGAGACAAGACATCGACACTTGCAACGTGCTAACAGTGACGCGCCGCGCAGGACAGAATCCACAACTGTGCACATCCTCATCGGCCACGCTGCCCACGCACGGCGCCAAGCCACAGCTTATCTTGATCAGGGGCATGGCAGGAAGCGGCAAAACGACCCTGCTCACGTTCCTTCTCTCAGAGTGGCTTCAGGACCCAAGCGCCTGCACCATCAGACACCTGCACGAGTACGACATCATGCTGCGTGTCTTGTGTCGCGAGAATGACGGCCCTTCCCTCCAGGACTTCCTCAAACAGGTCCTCCCAAATCATTTTGCTGTAATGGAGGAATACCTAGTCTCCCTTCTAAAACAATGCAAGGTTCTCTTCCTGATTGACGGCCTGGACGAATTGTCGTACGGCAGTCGATCAGACAGCCTTGTAAAAGACATTCTCAACGTCTCGAAACATTTATCAGACTTCACACTCGTATGCACATCGCGGCCAGAAACAGTGCAAGACTTCCTGAACAAATTACCTGATGGCTATGAGGTGTGGAACATGGAGATGAAAAGCCTCAGCCAAGAGCAAAGAACTCATTTTGTTATGAAGCATTACGACAGCTTCCCTGACAACAGAAACAAAGACCCTGTGAAGCTCCAACACCTCATGAGTCATTTGAAGTGCAGGGAGTACTTTGGACTGCCTCTGAACCTGCTGTTTGTAGCAACATTGTTTTACGAGAAACCTGACAGCATCAAGCTGGACATCACACAGACCAGTTTGTACGTCACCATACGCGACTGGAGCATACAAAAACTGCAAGCCAGACTAACAGATCATTCACAGGCCACACGGATCCACGAGGACCAGATCTACAAGGTGCTGGAGGACATGTACGACGTAGCCCTACAAGCTCTCCTGCAAGACCGAGTCACTCTgtcgaaagaggaagagtggcGTCTGAAGGAGTCCTGTGACGGGAAAGGGCTTCCTTGCATGGATGTGATGGCGACATTTTTTAATCTGCAAGACATCAATGACAAGCTGGGGCATCATCAGAATTACTCGGCGCCCCACAGGAGCCTGCAAGAGTTCTACGGTGCATCAGGTATCGTCCACAAGTTAATGGAAGGCTCTCACTCAAGTCTCATACCACGCATGCTTCACGACCCGCCGCGCCAACAGCTTCGGAACTTGTGGAACCTGCTCCGGCACATGGCATGTCTCTTCTGCTACCCACAAACATCACTTCGTGCTTCAGATATACGACGCATGCTTCACTTCCCGCCACCCCAACAGCTCCGGAACTTGAGAAACCTGCTCCGGCACGTGGCAGGTCTCCTCTGCCACCCACAAACACCACATAGTGCTCCAGCCATACAA GAGGTGGTGGACCTGCTGGCGGAGACTGGGATGAAGAATTGTAATCATTGGCTATCCATGTTGGAGGACACTGAAGTGAACAGGACTGCCTTGGGTTGTGTTGCCAGACATATTACAAGTAATGAAAGGGAGCTGGTAACAATAACaagcagcaccatcaccagtgCCAGtgctctcctccccctcatcccctccaagAGGATACGGATAGTGCTAAGCAGGAATGAATCAGACGTGCAGGGGCTTATCTTTGAACACCACAAATACATTAGGCTGTCCTTTCCCCACCAATACAGACATCCAGACCAAGCCACTCTCTCTGACGCCTTGCTGCGTGCCACACCAAG